A single Eubalaena glacialis isolate mEubGla1 chromosome 18, mEubGla1.1.hap2.+ XY, whole genome shotgun sequence DNA region contains:
- the KIFC3 gene encoding kinesin-like protein KIFC3 isoform X5 yields the protein MVPSRRTWNLGATPSLRGLWRVGRAGEPEPGMARPAPASPAARPFPHTGPGRLRTGRGRDSPAGGDEDSSTRSAARPALAQCRALSVDWASPGSPHRLYLTLQVEHLKQKLISQAQEVSRLRSELGGTDLEKHRDLLMVENERLRQEMRRCEAELQELRAKPAAPCTGCEHSQESAQLRDKLSQLQLEVAENKGLLSELNLEVQQKTDRLAEVELRLKDCLAEKAQEEERLSRRLRDSHETIASLRAQSPPVKYVMKTVEVESSKTRQALSETQARNQHLQEQVAMQRQVLKEMEQQLQSSHQLTAQLRAQIAMYESELERAHGQMLEEMQSLEEDKNRAIEEAFARAQVEMKAVHENLAGVRTNLLTLQPALRTLTNDYNGLKRQVRGFPLLLQEALKSVKAEIGQAIDEVNSNNQELLRKYRRELQLRKKCHNELVRLKGNIRVIARVRPVTREDGEGPEATNAVTFDPDDDSIIHLLHRGKPVSFELDKVFSPKASQQDVFQEVQALITSCIDGFNVCIFAYGQTGAGKTYTMEGTLENPGINQRALQLLFSEVQEKASDWEYTITVSAAEIYNEVLRDLLGQEPQEKLEIRLCPDGSGQLYVPGLTEFQVQSVEDINKVFEFGHTNRTTEFTNLNEHSSRSHALLIVTVHGVDGSTGLRTTGKLNLVDLAGSERVGKSGAEGSRLREAQHINKSLSALGDVIAALRSRQGHVPFRNSKLTYLLQDSLSGDSKTLMVVQVSPVEKNTSETLYSLKFAERVRSVELGPGSRRAELGSWSSQEHLEVQGPPQALPQWEPACQTPQPSARAHSAPGSGTTSRPGSIRRKLQPSGKSRPLPV from the exons GGCGTGGAAGAGACAGCCCGGCTGGCGGCGACGAGGACTCCAGCACCCGAAGTGCAGCTCGCCCGGCCCTGGCTCAGTGCCGAGCCCTCAGCGTGGACTGGGCGAGCCCCGGGAGCCCTCACAGGCTCTACCTGACCCTGCAG GTGGAACACCTGAAGCAGAAGCTCATAAGCCAGGCCCAGGAAGTGAGCCGCCTTCGATCGGAGCTG GGAGGCACCGACTTGGAGAAGCACCGGGACCTGCTGATGGTGGAGAATGAGCGACTGAGGCAGGAGATGCGGCGCTGCGAGGCCGAGCTGCAGGAGCTGCGGGCCAAGCCGGCGGCGCCCTGCACAGGCTGCGAGCACAGCCAG GAGAGCGCCCAGCTCCGCGACAAGCTGTCCCAGCTACAGCTGGAGGTGGCGGAGAACAAAGGCTTGCTGTCAGAGCTGAACCTGGAGGTGCAGCAGAAGACCGACCGGCTGGCCGAGGTGGAGCTGCGGCTCAAGGACTGCCTGGCCGAGAAGGCGCAGGAGGAGGAGCGGCTCAGCCGGCGCCTGCGTGACAGCCACGAGACCATCGCCAGCCTGCGGGCCCAGTCGCCGCCCGTCAAG TATGTCATGAAGACGGTGGAGGTGGAGTCGTCCAAGACCAGGCAGGCCCTCAGTGAGACCCAGGCCCGGAACCAGCACCTGCAGGAGCAGGTGGCCATGCAGAGGCAGGTGCTGAAGGAGATGGAGCAGCAGCTGCAGAGCTCGCATCAGCTGACCGCGCAGCTCCGGGCGCAG ATCGCCATGTACGAGTCGGAGCTGGAGCGGGCACACGGGCAGATGCTGGAGGAGATGCAGTCCCTGGAGGAGGACAAGAACCGGGCCATCGAGGAGGCCTTTGCCAGAGCCCAGGTGGAGATGAAGGCTGTGCACGAGAACCTGGCAG GTGTCCGGACCAACCTGCTGACGCTGCAGCCAGCGCTGCGGACCCTGACCAACGACTACAATGGGCTCAAGCGTCAGGTGCGCGGCTTCCCGCTGCTGCTGCAGGAGGCCCTCAAGAGCGTCAAGGCCGAG ATCGGCCAGGCCATCGACGAGGTCAACAGCAACAACCAGGAGCTGCTGCGCAAGTACCGCCGGGAGCTGCAGCTGCGCAAGAAGTGCCACAATGAGCTCGTGCGGCTGAAAG GGAACATCCGGGTGATTGCCCGTGTCCGGCCAGTCACCAGAGAGGATGGGGAAGGACCTGAGGCGACCAATGCTGTGACCTTTGATCCCGACGACGACTCCATCATTCACTTGCTGCACAGAGGAAAGCCCGTCTCCTTTGAGCTGGACAAGGTCTTCTCCCCGAAAGCCTCACAGCAGGAC GTGTTCCAGGAGGTGCAGGCCCTGATCACCTCCTGCATCGACGGCTTCAACGTCTGCATCTTCGCCTATGGCCAGACGGGTGCTGGCAAGACATACACGATGGAG GGGACCCTTGAGAACCCAGGCATCAACCAGCGGGCCCTGCAGCTGCTCTTCTCCGAGGTGCAGGAGAAGGCATCTGACTGGGAGTACACCATCACCGTCAGCGCGGCCGAGATCTACAACGAGGTCCTCAG GGACCTGCTGGGGCAGGAGCCCCAGGAGAAACTGGAGATCCGGCTGTGTCCTGACGGCAGCGGGCAGCTGTACGTGCCAGGGCTAACGGAGTTCCAGGTGCAGAGCGTGGAGGACATCAACAAG GTGTTCGAGTTCGGCCACACCAACCGCACCACGGAGTTCACCAACCTGAACGAGCACAGCTCGCGCTCGCATGCCCTGCTCATCGTGACGGTGCACGGCGTGGACGGCAGCACCGGTCTCCGCACCACGG GGAAGCTGAACCTGGTGGACTTGGCCGGCTCGGAGCGCGTGGGCAAGTCAGGGGCCGAGGGCAGCCGCCTGCGGGAGGCACAGCACATCAACAAGTCGCTGTCGGCCCTGGGGGACGTCATTGCTGCCCTGCGTTCCCGCCAGGGCCACGTGCCCTTCCGCAACTCCAAGCTCACCTACCTGCTGCAGGACTCGCTCAGCGGGGACAGCAAGACCCTCATGGTGGTGCAG GTGTCCCCCGTGGAGAAGAACACCAGTGAGACGCTCTATTCCCTCAAGTTTGCTGAGAGGGTGCGCTCCGTGGAGCTGGGGCCCGGGTCCCGCAGGGCAGAGCTCGGGTCCTGGTCCAGCCAGGAGCATCTAGAGGTACAGGGACCACCACAGGCTCTGCCTCAG TGGGAACCAGCTTGCCAGACGCCACAGCCCTCAGCACGAGCCCACTCGGCCCCTGGCTCTGGGACCACTAGCCGCCCAGGGTCCATCAGGAGGAAGCTGCAGCCCTCGG GGAAGTCGAGGCCGTTGCCTGTGTGA
- the KIFC3 gene encoding kinesin-like protein KIFC3 isoform X6, which produces MVPSRRTWNLGATPSLRGLWRVGRAGEPEPGMARPAPASPAARPFPHTGPGRLRTGRGRDSPAGGDEDSSTRSAARPALAQCRALSVDWASPGSPHRLYLTLQVEHLKQKLISQAQEVSRLRSELGGTDLEKHRDLLMVENERLRQEMRRCEAELQELRAKPAAPCTGCEHSQESAQLRDKLSQLQLEVAENKGLLSELNLEVQQKTDRLAEVELRLKDCLAEKAQEEERLSRRLRDSHETIASLRAQSPPVKYVMKTVEVESSKTRQALSETQARNQHLQEQVAMQRQVLKEMEQQLQSSHQLTAQLRAQIAMYESELERAHGQMLEEMQSLEEDKNRAIEEAFARAQVEMKAVHENLAGVRTNLLTLQPALRTLTNDYNGLKRQVRGFPLLLQEALKSVKAEIGQAIDEVNSNNQELLRKYRRELQLRKKCHNELVRLKGNIRVIARVRPVTREDGEGPEATNAVTFDPDDDSIIHLLHRGKPVSFELDKVFSPKASQQDVFQEVQALITSCIDGFNVCIFAYGQTGAGKTYTMEGTLENPGINQRALQLLFSEVQEKASDWEYTITVSAAEIYNEVLRDLLGQEPQEKLEIRLCPDGSGQLYVPGLTEFQVQSVEDINKVFEFGHTNRTTEFTNLNEHSSRSHALLIVTVHGVDGSTGLRTTGKLNLVDLAGSERVGKSGAEGSRLREAQHINKSLSALGDVIAALRSRQGHVPFRNSKLTYLLQDSLSGDSKTLMVVQVSPVEKNTSETLYSLKFAERVRSVELGPGSRRAELGSWSSQEHLEWEPACQTPQPSARAHSAPGSGTTSRPGSIRRKLQPSGKSRPLPV; this is translated from the exons GGCGTGGAAGAGACAGCCCGGCTGGCGGCGACGAGGACTCCAGCACCCGAAGTGCAGCTCGCCCGGCCCTGGCTCAGTGCCGAGCCCTCAGCGTGGACTGGGCGAGCCCCGGGAGCCCTCACAGGCTCTACCTGACCCTGCAG GTGGAACACCTGAAGCAGAAGCTCATAAGCCAGGCCCAGGAAGTGAGCCGCCTTCGATCGGAGCTG GGAGGCACCGACTTGGAGAAGCACCGGGACCTGCTGATGGTGGAGAATGAGCGACTGAGGCAGGAGATGCGGCGCTGCGAGGCCGAGCTGCAGGAGCTGCGGGCCAAGCCGGCGGCGCCCTGCACAGGCTGCGAGCACAGCCAG GAGAGCGCCCAGCTCCGCGACAAGCTGTCCCAGCTACAGCTGGAGGTGGCGGAGAACAAAGGCTTGCTGTCAGAGCTGAACCTGGAGGTGCAGCAGAAGACCGACCGGCTGGCCGAGGTGGAGCTGCGGCTCAAGGACTGCCTGGCCGAGAAGGCGCAGGAGGAGGAGCGGCTCAGCCGGCGCCTGCGTGACAGCCACGAGACCATCGCCAGCCTGCGGGCCCAGTCGCCGCCCGTCAAG TATGTCATGAAGACGGTGGAGGTGGAGTCGTCCAAGACCAGGCAGGCCCTCAGTGAGACCCAGGCCCGGAACCAGCACCTGCAGGAGCAGGTGGCCATGCAGAGGCAGGTGCTGAAGGAGATGGAGCAGCAGCTGCAGAGCTCGCATCAGCTGACCGCGCAGCTCCGGGCGCAG ATCGCCATGTACGAGTCGGAGCTGGAGCGGGCACACGGGCAGATGCTGGAGGAGATGCAGTCCCTGGAGGAGGACAAGAACCGGGCCATCGAGGAGGCCTTTGCCAGAGCCCAGGTGGAGATGAAGGCTGTGCACGAGAACCTGGCAG GTGTCCGGACCAACCTGCTGACGCTGCAGCCAGCGCTGCGGACCCTGACCAACGACTACAATGGGCTCAAGCGTCAGGTGCGCGGCTTCCCGCTGCTGCTGCAGGAGGCCCTCAAGAGCGTCAAGGCCGAG ATCGGCCAGGCCATCGACGAGGTCAACAGCAACAACCAGGAGCTGCTGCGCAAGTACCGCCGGGAGCTGCAGCTGCGCAAGAAGTGCCACAATGAGCTCGTGCGGCTGAAAG GGAACATCCGGGTGATTGCCCGTGTCCGGCCAGTCACCAGAGAGGATGGGGAAGGACCTGAGGCGACCAATGCTGTGACCTTTGATCCCGACGACGACTCCATCATTCACTTGCTGCACAGAGGAAAGCCCGTCTCCTTTGAGCTGGACAAGGTCTTCTCCCCGAAAGCCTCACAGCAGGAC GTGTTCCAGGAGGTGCAGGCCCTGATCACCTCCTGCATCGACGGCTTCAACGTCTGCATCTTCGCCTATGGCCAGACGGGTGCTGGCAAGACATACACGATGGAG GGGACCCTTGAGAACCCAGGCATCAACCAGCGGGCCCTGCAGCTGCTCTTCTCCGAGGTGCAGGAGAAGGCATCTGACTGGGAGTACACCATCACCGTCAGCGCGGCCGAGATCTACAACGAGGTCCTCAG GGACCTGCTGGGGCAGGAGCCCCAGGAGAAACTGGAGATCCGGCTGTGTCCTGACGGCAGCGGGCAGCTGTACGTGCCAGGGCTAACGGAGTTCCAGGTGCAGAGCGTGGAGGACATCAACAAG GTGTTCGAGTTCGGCCACACCAACCGCACCACGGAGTTCACCAACCTGAACGAGCACAGCTCGCGCTCGCATGCCCTGCTCATCGTGACGGTGCACGGCGTGGACGGCAGCACCGGTCTCCGCACCACGG GGAAGCTGAACCTGGTGGACTTGGCCGGCTCGGAGCGCGTGGGCAAGTCAGGGGCCGAGGGCAGCCGCCTGCGGGAGGCACAGCACATCAACAAGTCGCTGTCGGCCCTGGGGGACGTCATTGCTGCCCTGCGTTCCCGCCAGGGCCACGTGCCCTTCCGCAACTCCAAGCTCACCTACCTGCTGCAGGACTCGCTCAGCGGGGACAGCAAGACCCTCATGGTGGTGCAG GTGTCCCCCGTGGAGAAGAACACCAGTGAGACGCTCTATTCCCTCAAGTTTGCTGAGAGGGTGCGCTCCGTGGAGCTGGGGCCCGGGTCCCGCAGGGCAGAGCTCGGGTCCTGGTCCAGCCAGGAGCATCTAGAG TGGGAACCAGCTTGCCAGACGCCACAGCCCTCAGCACGAGCCCACTCGGCCCCTGGCTCTGGGACCACTAGCCGCCCAGGGTCCATCAGGAGGAAGCTGCAGCCCTCGG GGAAGTCGAGGCCGTTGCCTGTGTGA
- the KIFC3 gene encoding kinesin-like protein KIFC3 isoform X7: MNVEKTGGRLFGSGRCSSLSGPPGAAPVVHRMVEAMSQLQEEKAQLQEELVALRERLAVCGSEQQATSTQLQNQVEHLKQKLISQAQEVSRLRSELGGTDLEKHRDLLMVENERLRQEMRRCEAELQELRAKPAAPCTGCEHSQESAQLRDKLSQLQLEVAENKGLLSELNLEVQQKTDRLAEVELRLKDCLAEKAQEEERLSRRLRDSHETIASLRAQSPPVKYVMKTVEVESSKTRQALSETQARNQHLQEQVAMQRQVLKEMEQQLQSSHQLTAQLRAQIAMYESELERAHGQMLEEMQSLEEDKNRAIEEAFARAQVEMKAVHENLAGVRTNLLTLQPALRTLTNDYNGLKRQVRGFPLLLQEALKSVKAEIGQAIDEVNSNNQELLRKYRRELQLRKKCHNELVRLKGNIRVIARVRPVTREDGEGPEATNAVTFDPDDDSIIHLLHRGKPVSFELDKVFSPKASQQDVFQEVQALITSCIDGFNVCIFAYGQTGAGKTYTMEGTLENPGINQRALQLLFSEVQEKASDWEYTITVSAAEIYNEVLRDLLGQEPQEKLEIRLCPDGSGQLYVPGLTEFQVQSVEDINKVFEFGHTNRTTEFTNLNEHSSRSHALLIVTVHGVDGSTGLRTTGKLNLVDLAGSERVGKSGAEGSRLREAQHINKSLSALGDVIAALRSRQGHVPFRNSKLTYLLQDSLSGDSKTLMVVQVSPVEKNTSETLYSLKFAERVRSVELGPGSRRAELGSWSSQEHLEVQGPPQALPQWEPACQTPQPSARAHSAPGSGTTSRPGSIRRKLQPSGKSRPLPV, from the exons ATGAATGTAGAGAAAACAG GTGGGCGGCTCTTTGGCAGCGGGAGGTGCTCGAGCCTGTCGGGGCCGCCAGGTGCGGCCCCCGTGGTACATAGGATGGTGGAGGCCATGTCCCAGCTGCAGGAGGAGAAAGCCCAGCTACAGGAGGAGCTGGTGGCCCTACGGGAGAGGCTGGCTGTCTGCGGCAGTGAGCAGCAAGCCACATCCACCCAGCTGCAGAATCAG GTGGAACACCTGAAGCAGAAGCTCATAAGCCAGGCCCAGGAAGTGAGCCGCCTTCGATCGGAGCTG GGAGGCACCGACTTGGAGAAGCACCGGGACCTGCTGATGGTGGAGAATGAGCGACTGAGGCAGGAGATGCGGCGCTGCGAGGCCGAGCTGCAGGAGCTGCGGGCCAAGCCGGCGGCGCCCTGCACAGGCTGCGAGCACAGCCAG GAGAGCGCCCAGCTCCGCGACAAGCTGTCCCAGCTACAGCTGGAGGTGGCGGAGAACAAAGGCTTGCTGTCAGAGCTGAACCTGGAGGTGCAGCAGAAGACCGACCGGCTGGCCGAGGTGGAGCTGCGGCTCAAGGACTGCCTGGCCGAGAAGGCGCAGGAGGAGGAGCGGCTCAGCCGGCGCCTGCGTGACAGCCACGAGACCATCGCCAGCCTGCGGGCCCAGTCGCCGCCCGTCAAG TATGTCATGAAGACGGTGGAGGTGGAGTCGTCCAAGACCAGGCAGGCCCTCAGTGAGACCCAGGCCCGGAACCAGCACCTGCAGGAGCAGGTGGCCATGCAGAGGCAGGTGCTGAAGGAGATGGAGCAGCAGCTGCAGAGCTCGCATCAGCTGACCGCGCAGCTCCGGGCGCAG ATCGCCATGTACGAGTCGGAGCTGGAGCGGGCACACGGGCAGATGCTGGAGGAGATGCAGTCCCTGGAGGAGGACAAGAACCGGGCCATCGAGGAGGCCTTTGCCAGAGCCCAGGTGGAGATGAAGGCTGTGCACGAGAACCTGGCAG GTGTCCGGACCAACCTGCTGACGCTGCAGCCAGCGCTGCGGACCCTGACCAACGACTACAATGGGCTCAAGCGTCAGGTGCGCGGCTTCCCGCTGCTGCTGCAGGAGGCCCTCAAGAGCGTCAAGGCCGAG ATCGGCCAGGCCATCGACGAGGTCAACAGCAACAACCAGGAGCTGCTGCGCAAGTACCGCCGGGAGCTGCAGCTGCGCAAGAAGTGCCACAATGAGCTCGTGCGGCTGAAAG GGAACATCCGGGTGATTGCCCGTGTCCGGCCAGTCACCAGAGAGGATGGGGAAGGACCTGAGGCGACCAATGCTGTGACCTTTGATCCCGACGACGACTCCATCATTCACTTGCTGCACAGAGGAAAGCCCGTCTCCTTTGAGCTGGACAAGGTCTTCTCCCCGAAAGCCTCACAGCAGGAC GTGTTCCAGGAGGTGCAGGCCCTGATCACCTCCTGCATCGACGGCTTCAACGTCTGCATCTTCGCCTATGGCCAGACGGGTGCTGGCAAGACATACACGATGGAG GGGACCCTTGAGAACCCAGGCATCAACCAGCGGGCCCTGCAGCTGCTCTTCTCCGAGGTGCAGGAGAAGGCATCTGACTGGGAGTACACCATCACCGTCAGCGCGGCCGAGATCTACAACGAGGTCCTCAG GGACCTGCTGGGGCAGGAGCCCCAGGAGAAACTGGAGATCCGGCTGTGTCCTGACGGCAGCGGGCAGCTGTACGTGCCAGGGCTAACGGAGTTCCAGGTGCAGAGCGTGGAGGACATCAACAAG GTGTTCGAGTTCGGCCACACCAACCGCACCACGGAGTTCACCAACCTGAACGAGCACAGCTCGCGCTCGCATGCCCTGCTCATCGTGACGGTGCACGGCGTGGACGGCAGCACCGGTCTCCGCACCACGG GGAAGCTGAACCTGGTGGACTTGGCCGGCTCGGAGCGCGTGGGCAAGTCAGGGGCCGAGGGCAGCCGCCTGCGGGAGGCACAGCACATCAACAAGTCGCTGTCGGCCCTGGGGGACGTCATTGCTGCCCTGCGTTCCCGCCAGGGCCACGTGCCCTTCCGCAACTCCAAGCTCACCTACCTGCTGCAGGACTCGCTCAGCGGGGACAGCAAGACCCTCATGGTGGTGCAG GTGTCCCCCGTGGAGAAGAACACCAGTGAGACGCTCTATTCCCTCAAGTTTGCTGAGAGGGTGCGCTCCGTGGAGCTGGGGCCCGGGTCCCGCAGGGCAGAGCTCGGGTCCTGGTCCAGCCAGGAGCATCTAGAGGTACAGGGACCACCACAGGCTCTGCCTCAG TGGGAACCAGCTTGCCAGACGCCACAGCCCTCAGCACGAGCCCACTCGGCCCCTGGCTCTGGGACCACTAGCCGCCCAGGGTCCATCAGGAGGAAGCTGCAGCCCTCGG GGAAGTCGAGGCCGTTGCCTGTGTGA